The genomic stretch GGCAAAGAAATAATCCGCCACACGTCCCAGATCAGTATTCAGTAACAGGAAAAGCGCCTGCTTGCCAACCGCGAACGAACAGGCCAATACGCTGATGCCAAGCACCAGCGTAATTATCGCTCCCGTTTTAAATGAATTCGTATTTAAAACCCGCATCTATTCTACACCCAGTTTTTGCATCACTTCATTGCTCACACCGGTAGAAGAATAACCGCCGTCATGGAAAAGATTCTGCATAGTAACCATACGGGTAAGATCAGAGAACAGTGTGATACAATATTTAGCACAGTCTTCAGCAGATGCATTGCCCAACGGTGCAATAGAATCGGCAAAATCATAAAAGTCCCCGAAACCTTTGATACCGGTACCGGCAGTGGTTTTGGTAGGTGACTGTGATACGGTATTGATCCTTACTTTCTTTTCTACACCATAGTGGTAACCAAAGCTGCGCGCAATAGATTCCAGCATAGCCTTGATATCAGCCATATCAGTGTAGAAAGGATAGGTTCGCTGTGCCGCCATATAGCTCAAAGCCACCACACTGCCCCACTCGTTGATAGCATCAAGCTTTTTGGCTACCGCCAGCATCTTATGAAACGACATGGCAGAAACGTCAATGCCCTTCATGAAATATTCATAATTCGATTCTGTATAAGGTATTTTCTTGCGGATGTTAACGCTCATCCCGATAGAATGCAGCACAAAATCAATTTTTCCACCTAATATCTCCTGTGATTCAGTGAATAAGGTGGTCAGGTCCTCCACGCTGGTAGCGTCCGCAGGAACAATTTTGGAGTTGGTTTTCTCGGCCAGCGCGTTAATTTCACCCATACGCATGGCAATAGGGGCATTGGTAAGTACAAACGTAGCTCCCTCTTCATGAGCCTGCTCGGCCACTTTCCAGGCGATGGAATTTTCATCTAACGCCCCAGTGATAATGCCGCGTTTGCCTTTTAGTAAGTTGTATGCCATAGTTTATTTAGGTTTTGTTTGTTGAGAACGAGCGCAAAGAAAACAATTTTTAACTTACTGTACCACCATTTCCCTCGCATTTTCCAGCGCGGCCTGCGTTGGCTGCTCGCCGCTTAGCATACGGGCTATAGCCAGTATACGCTCTTCCTTGCTCAATTCACGAATACCGGTGGTCACCTTATCCCCATTGGTTTCCTTATATACAAAATAATGGGCATTGGCTTTACCCGCTATCTGAGGCTGATGCGTGATGCATATGATCTGACGCCCCTTGCCCAGTTGCTGCATGATAATTCCCACCTGTTTCGCCGCCTCTCCCGATATCCCCGTGTCAATCTCGTCAAAAATAAGGGTAGGCAGGTCTATAGACTGCGCTACAAGCGATTTTATACACAACATCAGGCGGCTAAGCTCCCCACCGCTGGCCACCTTGCGGATTGGCTCAAAACGGTTGCTCTTATTGGCGTCAAACAGGAATTCAATAACGTCCGTCCCGTCTGCCTGTAAAGCCGAAAGGGTAATGCTCACCTTTAGCCGCGCATTAGGCATACCTATCTGCGCCAGCAGGCCGTTCACCTTGCGCTCCAGCTCAGGCGCCTGCGCCAGGCGCGCTTTCGATAACTGCTGCGCCAGCGCGGTAGCCTGCTTCAATAATTGCGCTACCGCCGCCTCCTGGCTCGCAATAGCATCGTCGATCTCTAATACCGACTGCAGCTTTTGCCCCAGCTCCGCCTGCAATGCCAGCAGCTCACCCGTCGTCTGTAATCCGTGTTTTTTCAATAAACGGTAGCCAAGCGCAATACGCTCATTCACATCCTCCAGCCTTTTGCTGTCCGATACCATCGTATCACCCATACTGCCCGCTTCCGATGCAATATCCTGTAATTCTATATATACGCTCTGTAACCTGCCCGCTAACGCAGGAAGCAAAGAATGATGCTGCTGGTACTGCTGTAACTGGTTGGCCAGCTGCCTTACAATAGTGATAACAGGCGCGTCACTCTCTTTTAGATCAAAACTTACCTTCGATAATAATGTTTTTATCTCTTCAGCATGACTTAAAGCCTGTAACTCCTTATCAAGATCTTCCAGCTCATTATCCTTGAAACAAGCCTCGCTCAACTCATCAAAAAGGAACTGGTTATAATCAAGTTCCTTGTGAAAGCCGGCTTTCTGCTCCTGTAAAGCTTTTAACGTAGCCTGCGTTTTCTGCCATTGCCCATACAATTGGCGATACTGCTGCAACAAAGGCAGTTGATTGGCCAGTGCATCCAGTACAGTCCGCTGAAACCCGGCATTACCAAGCTCCAGCGTATCAAACTGCTGATGCAGGTCTACCAGCAACGAGGCAATCTCCCGCAGCTGCTGTACAGTGGCAGGCGTATCATTGATGAAAGCACGCGACTTACCGCTCGCCGCAATCTCACGCCTTACTACCAGCTCCGCTTCCTCTTCCAGGTCATGCTCACGCAGAAAACGGCTGATCTCCGGCTTGCCGGCAACAGAAAAAACACCCTCTATATAACACTTCTGACCCGGATCACGCAACGCCGAAGTATCGGCACGCTCACCAAGTATAAGGCTCAGGGCGCCCATTAATATACTCTTGCCCGCCCCGGTTTCCCCCGTTATAATGTTCAGTTGATCCGAAAACCGGATGGTTAGCTTATCAATGATCGCATAGTTCTGTATGTGCAGGCTCTGTAGCATATAACTTCATCAAAAGTCTAAAAACATTAATTCTAAACGAAGCGGTCAAATGTAAAAACAAATCAAACATCCAACAACAGTAACCGCACTGTTTACTGCCCTTTGCAACGGGCAATACCAGCTTTGGCACGCTGGTCCAGTGAATCCTTGTATTCATGGTCGTCCATATCCAGGCACTGTTGGAAATAGGTGATCGCCATGGCCTTGTTTCCCTGGCGTTCATAAATATAAGCTATTTGTAATGCCGCCCTGGCAGCATAATATTCCGTACGGTTCTGCCCCAGCTTCATAGCCGCTAGATAGGTCTGAACAGCATCGCTGTCACGCCCTACATCATCATATATACGGGCCACCCGGTAAGCAAACTCCAGCTTCTCTACCGGCAAACTAAAACTGTCCGTCGTTTTACCGGCAAGTATTACCAGCGCTTCCTTGTTATAGCCGCCGTCATTCAGCAGCCGCGCTTTCAGTAAAAGCGCATTGGGCCAGCCACCCGCTTTAGCGTCTTTGAGCGCCTTTTTATCCGCATCCGTATCCGTTCCGCCCTTCCTTATTACCTGCTGCCGCGCATTATTGGCCGCCTGCATATTCCCCTGCAGGTAATAACACCAGCTCAGCTTTTCATAAACATCCTTCACATAAAACTTACCCTTGAAAGTGTTCACGAATCGCTCAAAATGATGGATCGCCTCCGTTAACTCCAGGTGACGCAACCGCGCATATCCCAGCTCAAAATCCCAGGCAGGGGTCGATAAATATTCGGGCGACATATTCCTGTTCAACACCACATTCTTACCGTATTCCGTCTTTTTATCGTTGATGCCCAGGTTGGCCGCCAGGTAAGTGAACAAATGATTATTCACAACATCGAGACGACGGTGCTGTATGAAACTTAACACCTCGTCAGGTTTGTTCTCTATATAGAACATCAGGTAACAATAATAGAAAACGGCCTCATTGAAAAATACCCTGTTCCAGCCGTCTGTGCCGTTCAGGAAATGACGCATCTTCGCCATCCCATCCTTTACCGAACCCTTCATCCCAAACAGGTTGGCCAGCCATTTATAACCATCGGGGATCGTCCCCGCAGCCACTTCCAGCGGACCATAAATAAGGTCATTGGGAGCAAACGAAGGAAAGGCCTTCCGGTTGTCTTTGATAAGTGCAAACGCACGCCTGAAATCCCAGCCCGCACTCCAGCGCTCCCCAAACTTAATGGCAACAGTAGCCTTGTGCAACGTAACCACCGACTGGCAATATTTATAAAAAGGTGAATTCTTCGGACCGGTGGCAAGCAACTTGATCCGCTCCGAAAAATGAGATTTCCTTTCCGAATACTCCGCCGGATCTTCATTAAAGAACAGTATGAAAAAATCAATATAACTTTCAAGATAATCAACCACCAGGTTGTCAGGATTGCTCCTCCTGGCTTCCTGCAAGGTCTGCTGGCCCGCACGTAAACGCAAACTGGTGATCTCGCCGTAAGCTTTCTGGCAAGTGGCATTGAAATCGAAAACTTTTTCAGCGCGTACCTCCCCGAGGTAGCTTATCAGTGCAAGCAGGAAGAGTAGTGACTTTTGTATCATTCGTCCAAAATAAAGAAGGGTACCTTTTAAGTACCCCTCCGTTTATCAAATACTGTGCTGCATTCTTATTTTACTTCAACTGAGTTATTCAGATCATCATCCACCAGGATCCTTCCGCAGTTCTCGCAAACCATTACTTTCTTGCGCTGGCGGATCTCACTTTGTTTCTGTGGAGGAATAGCATTAAAGCAACCACCGCACGCATCCCTTTCAACAGGAACAACAGCCAATCCATTACGGTAGCTCTTGCGGATACGGTCATAAGAGTAAAGTAAACGGTCATCCATTCCTTTGCGCGCTTCAGCAGCAACGTCGTTGAAATGAGTTTCCTCTTTCTCTGTATCGGCAATGATCTTTTGCAGTTCACCTTTCTTGTGAGTCAGCGTGCCCTCTTTAGTGGCAATTTGCTTCTTCGCGTATTCAAGTGATTTTGCTTTCTCTGCCAGCTCTTCATTGGCATCACGAATATGCTTTTCAGCCAGCTTGGCCTCGAGTTGCTGCATCTCAATCTCTTTGTTGATAGCTTCAAACTCACGGTTGTTTTTAACGCTGGTGCTCTGCTTTTCGTATTTGGCGATCAGTGCTTCCGCTTCTTTGATAGCATTTTTCTTCTGCTCAATGAATTCGGTGATGCCGTTGATCTCTTCTTCAATTCTTGTTCTGCGGCTGGTTAAACCAGTAATCTCATCCTCCAGGTCACTCACTTCCATAGGAAGCTCTCCCTTTAGTATCTGGATCTCATCCAGTTTGCTATCAATTTTCTGCAACCTTACGAGGGCGGAGAGTTTTTCTTCAACAGAATAATCCTTTACTGTTGCCATATTCAGATGTTACTATTTTATATAACTGTGTTTGAGACCCTTAAATATAGTAAGAAACCGGGTTGGTTTTCACTTTTGATTTAAGGAGGGCAAAGGTAGGGAATTTTGCCAGCAAAATATCATAAAGCAGGTCTATCGTGAATTGTTCGCTTTCCCAGTGCCCTATATCCGCCAGCAAAATGCGGCCGTCAGCATCAAAGAATTCATGATATTTTATATCCGACGTCACATAAGCATCAGCCCCCGACGCTATAGCCTTCCCCGTCAGAAAGCTGCCCGCACCCCCGCACAATGCTACTTTTTTAACCAGCTTTCCCAATAGGGGAGTATGCCTTACCACCGCTAATCCAAAGGCCTCCTTCAATAGCGCCAGGAAATCCGCCTCAGGCATCGCAGAAGGCAATTCTCCCAACAACCCACTCCCAACTTGCTGAAAATCATTGGCTAAAGGTATTAGGTCATAAGCTACCTCCTCATAGGGATGCGCCTTTAACAGCGCAGCCACCACCGTCTGCCGGTGAACCGCCGGTAATATTACCTCGATCCGCTCTTCTTTTTCCATATGTTGCTCTCCCGGTGTACCCACAAAAGGCTGCGTATCCGCGGCCCCCTTGAAGGTCCCCGCACCACTCACCGAAAAACTGCATTCACTGTATTGGCCAATCTGCCCCGCACCCGCGCCAAATAAAGCCTCCCGCACCATCCCCGCCTGCGCAACAGGCACAAAGGTCACCAGCTTCAGCAGCAACCCGCCTTTGGGCAACAGTATCCGCCGGTTTGTCAGCCCCAGACGCTCCGCAATCCTGTCATTCACCCCCGCAATAACATTGTCGAGATTGGTATGAATAGCATAAATGGCAATATCATGCCGTATGGCTGCTATCACCGTCCGCTCCACATAATTGCTCCCGGTAAGCCGCTTCAGCCCCCCGAAAATAACAGGATGATGCACCACCACCAGGTTACACCCCAGCCCGGCAGCCTCAGCTATCACCGCCTCGGTAACGTCCAGCGCACATATAACCCCCGTACATTCCCATTGCCGCTGCCCCGTAAGCAACCCGGCATTATCGTAACTTTCCTGGTAAGCCGCCGGCGCCACCGCCTCCAGCTCCCGTATAATATCTCCCACTGTCATAACACAAACCTAAGCAAAAAAAATCCGCACCTGCCGCCGGTCATCTGTCATCTACCATCTAATTTTACGCATGCCCCACATCAACTTTAATGGAACCATCGCTACAGAAGTAGCTATCTCCCCCGATTCCCGCGGATTCAAATTCGGCGACGGCTTCTTCGAAACTATTAAAATGGTGAATGGCAAAATGATTCTCGCATCATATCATTTCGACCGACTGTTTCAATCCCTGCAACTCCTTCAGTTCCAACCCCCGCCATCCTTTAACGCCAATGCCTTGCACGAACAGGTGCTGAAATTGACGCAGCTTAACGGCCACGCACAACACGCCCGCATCCGTATTACCGTCTTCCGTGGCAACGGAGGATTATACGATCCCGAAAACCATCTCCCTAACTACCTTATCCAGTCCTGGCCCCTCCAGCCCGCCACCTGGAACGAACACGGGATCACCATCGGTATCTTCCGCGATGCCTGTAAACCAGCCGACAAATATGCATCCGTTAAAAGCAATAATTACCTGGGCTACGCCATGGCAGCACTATGGGCGCAGCAACACAACCTGCACGATGCCCTCCTGCTCAACGCCGCCGGCAGGATCACAGACGCCACCATCGCCAACGTTTTTATTGTCCACGAAGGCACCATCAAAACCCCGCCTTTAAGCGAAGGCTGCGTAAATGGAGTCATGCGCCGCCACCTGCTCGGCATGCTTAAAAGCGAAGGAATGTCTGTAGAAGAAACCCCCGTTACCGAAACCATGCTGCTCGAAGCCTCAGAATGTTTTCTCACAAACGTGATTTCGGGAATCAGACCGGTACGTACATTGAAAAACAATACGTTCCGTGATAATTTGTCTGCGATGATATATAATACCATGATTAAGCCGCAGTTATGGTAAAAAAGATTATTTTTATCACTCACGCATCATCATGTTTATGAAGAAAATCCTGATCGTTTGTCTGTTCTTTATAACCAGCGTATGGTCGCAGGCCCAGAATCCTAAAGTGGTAGCAGATTGTACCGTCAGCTTCGACGTTATCATCGACGGTGCCTCCAAATCTCCTTCCACTAAAACCCTGTATATACGCGGTGTGGAAACCAGGACCGACCTGGTGAACAGCAATTTCGTCCAAACTACTTTCTACAATAGTAAAACGGAAACCGCAGTCATCCTGCGCGAAATAGGCGGCAACAAGTATATGACCACCCTTAGCGCAGAACAGTGGAAAGCCCAGAACAAACGCTACGAAGGAATGGAAGTGGTCCTGACCGACGAAAGCAAAACGATCCTCGGCTACTATTGCAAAAAAGCGCAGCTGAAACTGAAAGATGGCTCAACTCTTAACGTCTACTATGCTACAGGCATTACGCCTTCCGCCAGCGAAAACAACTACCAGTTCAAAGGCGTGCCGGGTTTCCCCCTCGAATACGAAACCGCTGGCGAAAATGGAAAGGGCAACGTTAAATTCACTGCCACCCGTATTAACCTGAACCCCGTCCCCGCTTCCAGGTTCGAAATCCCCCAATCGGGATACAGGATCCTGTAACAAACAGCTCCTGCCACAATTACAGCCCAACATACCGGCAAAGATTTTGCCGTAACAACGCGCTGTCCCCACACCGGCAACACACCGCCGTCGCAGTAATACGCCGCGAATGAAACAGCAAAAAGCGGGATTTTTACCCTGTTGTTTCCCGCCGCGTTATAATTGCTGTAAGCAGGTCTCGAAAACTACGCTTTATATAGCCGTCTTAAAGCCGCACCAAAGCCGCCTTGGAACTACTATCCCCGTAACCAGGTTTAATAACGGCACTGAAAGCCTCATCACAGGAGGAAGATCTCCCGGCCGCTGCCGCTTCCCCAATCATACAACCACCGGTCCCGCCCCGCTTTCTCAATCCTAACACTCAAATAATCATATGAAACCAGCTCCCCGGACACTTAATGCTATAAATATGCCGTCGGTATCCGGCAGTATACCCTAAATAAGCCATAACCGTACTTACATCGTACTTGTATCGCACTTACATCGCACTTGTATCGCACTTGCATCGCACTTACATCGCACTTACATCGCACTTACATCGCACTTACATCGCACTTACATCGCACTTGCTTCCTGCCCGGCATTACCGGTGTTGCTTCTAAAAAACAGCCACCTGCAGCCAGCCCCTAGGCCAACGTTTGCGCAGCACCCTGCTGCCAATGCAAAGCTTTGCTATCCCCTTACGCCCACAACCGCATTCAAGCGCACTTGTAGCAGGCTAACAAAACATTCGTAAATAACCGGGAGGGAAATACAACGTGCCTGGCAGAAATACTTGTAACAGGCAAACAAAAAACACCCGGAACAACCTCGGGAGCAATAGTTGTATTAACCATGAATGGTGACAGGCAAACAAAAACACCTGCAAACAAACAGGAAACCAATAACTTAAACGTAAAACTTAATTAGTAGGAGAGGGAGTCTTGAACTTGGTGGATTTCACCTTGTACTTATAAGGAAATACATAAGTGGTATTGCCTCTTTCCATACGGATCATGGAATTTACTTCCAAGCCACCGCCCGTATTCTGAATATCCAGGTCCTGGCTGCCGCTGAAACGCAAAGCAGTAGGACGTAACCCCGTTAAAGAATAGGATTTGCTGTACTTTTTCAGACTTTTAAGGCTGAACTTCGTAATTCTGTCGTCAGAAGAGCCAGTAAATGACGCAAACGCAGCATGTGCTACCGTAAAAAGTAACATTGCAGTGAGTATGGTGATATTTAAATGCTTTCTGGACATTTCTAAATGCAAATTTATGTTATTTCTGCAAATTATTTAACAACTTTTTATTGTTTTTGTTAAAAAGGATGAAATATTAATTTCAGGCGACAAAATTGGAAATATGCACGATTTCCTTTACTTTTCAGAAACGTGAGTAATATGAGAGAAGAGAATCCATTTCGTGAAGACCGGGAAGAATTACAGGAACTGCTGAATCAGTACGAACGTTTAAAAAACGGAGGAAGCCACTCGTTCCTGGAAGAAGATGCCTTCGAACGCATCATCGACTATTTCGACGACAGAGAAGAATATGCACAGGCCCTCGAAGCAGCTGAAACAGGCCTCGAATACTTCCCCTACTCCTCACAGCTGCTCATCAAAAAAGCCGACCTCTTACTCGCAACACGCAAATACCACGAGGCCCTCGAAGTCCTCGAACAGGCCGAACTGTTCGACTCTAACGATATTAACCTCTATATCCTCAAAACCGACGCCTACCTCGCCCTCGACCAACAGGAAAAAGCAGTCGTCCTCCTCGAAGACGCCCTCCTCAGATTCGATGGCGAAGAACGCATCGACCTCCTCTTCGAACTCGCCGACGTGTACGACGACTACGAAGAATTCGACAAGGTCTTCGATTGCCTCAAACTTATCCTCGAAGAAGAACCGGCAAACGAAGAAGCACTCTACAAGATCTGCTTCTGGACCGATTTCACCGGCCGCAACGAAGAAAGTATCCGCCTCCACCAGAAAATAATTGAAGAACAACCCTATAACGAACTGGCCTGGTTCAACCTCGCCGCTTCCTATCAGGGCCTCAAACTGTACGAAAAATCGATCGACGCCTACCAGTTCGCCATCGCAATCGACGAAAAATTCGATTACGCCTACAGGAACATGGGCGACGCTTTCATCCGCCTCCGCAAATACAAAGAGGCCATAGAAGCCCTCGAAAAAGTGCTCGAGCTCTCCCGCCCCGAAGAAGTCATCTTCGAAGCCATCGGTCACTGCTACCACAGGCTTAGCAACTTCGCCCAGGCACGCTTCCACTACCGCAAAGCCTCCCACATGAACCCGGAGGATAGCAAACTGCAATATAAAATTGCTCTTACTTATATTAATGAGTCTCAATGGGATAGCGCCGTAAAACATCTCGATAATGCCATGCGTATCCAGAAAACGGTGCCCGAGTATAACCTCGCCATGGGACAATGTAAAATGGAACAGGAAAAATACAAGGAAGCCATCGTTTTCTTCAGTATCGTCGTCCGCTCCAAACCCCGCAGCGTTACAGGCTGGGAAGCCCTCATCCGCTGCCTCTATAAAGCCGGCTTCTACGACGAAGCAGTGACCCAGTGCCGCGCCGCACTCGCCGCCACCGAAAATAAACCGGTGTTCTATTTCCACTACAGCGCATCCCTCTTTGCAGGCGGAAAAATGAAAGAAGGCCTCCTCCAACTCGAAAAAGGAATGAGCCTCGCGCCTAAACTCGTGAAAAAACTGGTCGAAATGGCGCCCGCTATCTTACAGAAAAATCAGGTCGTCGATTTGATCGCCCGCTACAAAAAAGGACGAAAAATTTAACCGTTCACGGACAAATACGCCCCTCATACCTATCCAAAAAAATTCATATGCGCTGCGTTCCCTATTTTTGCAGCCTTCAAAGAATGTTATGATGAATTTTTCTTTATCTCAGATGCCGGATAGAAATCGTAAGCCCAGGACAGATGGAATAACAATGGTGATGGATAAGGGGCTTAGCATAAACGAAGTGCACAATTTTTTAAGCGTAGCGCTTCCGCATGTCGATATCGTTAAATTAGGTTTTGGTACCTCGTTCGTAACGCCCAACCTCAGGGAAAAAATTGAAGTATATCAGTCCTACGATATACCCGTCTACTTCGGCGGTACCCTCTTCGAGGCATTCCTCGTTCGTAACCAGTTCGAAGATTATATCCGCGTTTGCGAAGACTATAACATCAACTACATGGAAGTGAGCGATGGCTCCGTTACCATCCCCCACGCCGAAAAATGTGGTTATATCGAAAAACTGACCCAGTACGGTACCGTATTGAGCGAAGTTGGTAGCAAAGACGCCGCCCACATCATCCCCCCCTACAAATGGATCGAATTGATGCGCGCAGAACTCGAAGCCGGCGCCACTTATGTGATCGCCGAAGCAAGGGAATCCGGAAACGTAGGTATCTATCGCGGTAGCGGTGAAGTAAGGGAAGGCCTGGTGCAGGAGATCCTTACACAGATCCCCGGCGAAAAGATCCTCTGGGAAGCGCCTCAGAAAGCACAACAGCTTTACTTCCTCGAACTACTCGGCTGTAACGCCAACCTCGGTAATATCGCCCCCTCCGAAGTCATCGCCATGGAAGCCATGCGCGTAGGCCTCAGAGGCGATACCTTCGAACTCTATCTTAACAAAGAAACCCTCCGTTAATAGCACACCACCCCTGATATATAAACGCCGCCCGCGTCGCCAGGGTAAACTCGGTGAAACCTGGCGCGCTTGATGAAATGAAATCATTCCGACAACAAACGGCATCAGGGGAAAAAACAATACAGTATGAGAACTTTTGGAATCCTCGGCTACCCGCTGACTCACTCCTTCTCGCAACGCTATTTTGAAGAAAAATTCCAGCGCGAAGCAGTCACCGATGCCCAATTCAAATTGTTCTCCTGCCCGGATATAGCGTCCC from Filimonas effusa encodes the following:
- a CDS encoding enoyl-ACP reductase FabI, with translation MAYNLLKGKRGIITGALDENSIAWKVAEQAHEEGATFVLTNAPIAMRMGEINALAEKTNSKIVPADATSVEDLTTLFTESQEILGGKIDFVLHSIGMSVNIRKKIPYTESNYEYFMKGIDVSAMSFHKMLAVAKKLDAINEWGSVVALSYMAAQRTYPFYTDMADIKAMLESIARSFGYHYGVEKKVRINTVSQSPTKTTAGTGIKGFGDFYDFADSIAPLGNASAEDCAKYCITLFSDLTRMVTMQNLFHDGGYSSTGVSNEVMQKLGVE
- the recN gene encoding DNA repair protein RecN, which gives rise to MLQSLHIQNYAIIDKLTIRFSDQLNIITGETGAGKSILMGALSLILGERADTSALRDPGQKCYIEGVFSVAGKPEISRFLREHDLEEEAELVVRREIAASGKSRAFINDTPATVQQLREIASLLVDLHQQFDTLELGNAGFQRTVLDALANQLPLLQQYRQLYGQWQKTQATLKALQEQKAGFHKELDYNQFLFDELSEACFKDNELEDLDKELQALSHAEEIKTLLSKVSFDLKESDAPVITIVRQLANQLQQYQQHHSLLPALAGRLQSVYIELQDIASEAGSMGDTMVSDSKRLEDVNERIALGYRLLKKHGLQTTGELLALQAELGQKLQSVLEIDDAIASQEAAVAQLLKQATALAQQLSKARLAQAPELERKVNGLLAQIGMPNARLKVSITLSALQADGTDVIEFLFDANKSNRFEPIRKVASGGELSRLMLCIKSLVAQSIDLPTLIFDEIDTGISGEAAKQVGIIMQQLGKGRQIICITHQPQIAGKANAHYFVYKETNGDKVTTGIRELSKEERILAIARMLSGEQPTQAALENAREMVVQ
- a CDS encoding tetratricopeptide repeat protein, translating into MIQKSLLFLLALISYLGEVRAEKVFDFNATCQKAYGEITSLRLRAGQQTLQEARRSNPDNLVVDYLESYIDFFILFFNEDPAEYSERKSHFSERIKLLATGPKNSPFYKYCQSVVTLHKATVAIKFGERWSAGWDFRRAFALIKDNRKAFPSFAPNDLIYGPLEVAAGTIPDGYKWLANLFGMKGSVKDGMAKMRHFLNGTDGWNRVFFNEAVFYYCYLMFYIENKPDEVLSFIQHRRLDVVNNHLFTYLAANLGINDKKTEYGKNVVLNRNMSPEYLSTPAWDFELGYARLRHLELTEAIHHFERFVNTFKGKFYVKDVYEKLSWCYYLQGNMQAANNARQQVIRKGGTDTDADKKALKDAKAGGWPNALLLKARLLNDGGYNKEALVILAGKTTDSFSLPVEKLEFAYRVARIYDDVGRDSDAVQTYLAAMKLGQNRTEYYAARAALQIAYIYERQGNKAMAITYFQQCLDMDDHEYKDSLDQRAKAGIARCKGQ
- a CDS encoding zinc ribbon domain-containing protein, translated to MATVKDYSVEEKLSALVRLQKIDSKLDEIQILKGELPMEVSDLEDEITGLTSRRTRIEEEINGITEFIEQKKNAIKEAEALIAKYEKQSTSVKNNREFEAINKEIEMQQLEAKLAEKHIRDANEELAEKAKSLEYAKKQIATKEGTLTHKKGELQKIIADTEKEETHFNDVAAEARKGMDDRLLYSYDRIRKSYRNGLAVVPVERDACGGCFNAIPPQKQSEIRQRKKVMVCENCGRILVDDDLNNSVEVK
- a CDS encoding Nif3-like dinuclear metal center hexameric protein, whose translation is MTVGDIIRELEAVAPAAYQESYDNAGLLTGQRQWECTGVICALDVTEAVIAEAAGLGCNLVVVHHPVIFGGLKRLTGSNYVERTVIAAIRHDIAIYAIHTNLDNVIAGVNDRIAERLGLTNRRILLPKGGLLLKLVTFVPVAQAGMVREALFGAGAGQIGQYSECSFSVSGAGTFKGAADTQPFVGTPGEQHMEKEERIEVILPAVHRQTVVAALLKAHPYEEVAYDLIPLANDFQQVGSGLLGELPSAMPEADFLALLKEAFGLAVVRHTPLLGKLVKKVALCGGAGSFLTGKAIASGADAYVTSDIKYHEFFDADGRILLADIGHWESEQFTIDLLYDILLAKFPTFALLKSKVKTNPVSYYI
- a CDS encoding aminotransferase class IV is translated as MPHINFNGTIATEVAISPDSRGFKFGDGFFETIKMVNGKMILASYHFDRLFQSLQLLQFQPPPSFNANALHEQVLKLTQLNGHAQHARIRITVFRGNGGLYDPENHLPNYLIQSWPLQPATWNEHGITIGIFRDACKPADKYASVKSNNYLGYAMAALWAQQHNLHDALLLNAAGRITDATIANVFIVHEGTIKTPPLSEGCVNGVMRRHLLGMLKSEGMSVEETPVTETMLLEASECFLTNVISGIRPVRTLKNNTFRDNLSAMIYNTMIKPQLW
- a CDS encoding tetratricopeptide repeat protein; translated protein: MREENPFREDREELQELLNQYERLKNGGSHSFLEEDAFERIIDYFDDREEYAQALEAAETGLEYFPYSSQLLIKKADLLLATRKYHEALEVLEQAELFDSNDINLYILKTDAYLALDQQEKAVVLLEDALLRFDGEERIDLLFELADVYDDYEEFDKVFDCLKLILEEEPANEEALYKICFWTDFTGRNEESIRLHQKIIEEQPYNELAWFNLAASYQGLKLYEKSIDAYQFAIAIDEKFDYAYRNMGDAFIRLRKYKEAIEALEKVLELSRPEEVIFEAIGHCYHRLSNFAQARFHYRKASHMNPEDSKLQYKIALTYINESQWDSAVKHLDNAMRIQKTVPEYNLAMGQCKMEQEKYKEAIVFFSIVVRSKPRSVTGWEALIRCLYKAGFYDEAVTQCRAALAATENKPVFYFHYSASLFAGGKMKEGLLQLEKGMSLAPKLVKKLVEMAPAILQKNQVVDLIARYKKGRKI
- a CDS encoding phosphosulfolactate synthase — protein: MNFSLSQMPDRNRKPRTDGITMVMDKGLSINEVHNFLSVALPHVDIVKLGFGTSFVTPNLREKIEVYQSYDIPVYFGGTLFEAFLVRNQFEDYIRVCEDYNINYMEVSDGSVTIPHAEKCGYIEKLTQYGTVLSEVGSKDAAHIIPPYKWIELMRAELEAGATYVIAEARESGNVGIYRGSGEVREGLVQEILTQIPGEKILWEAPQKAQQLYFLELLGCNANLGNIAPSEVIAMEAMRVGLRGDTFELYLNKETLR